From one Bradyrhizobium sp. Ash2021 genomic stretch:
- a CDS encoding phasin family protein produces the protein MSESEMKVTLNGTNVFGTPMLDFSKIALPGLSGELAEQSLARAREGCETIKAASEKMTEALRETFSSNARSATDYGLKVFEISNANTASALDFFVHLIGSRSATDVFALSAAQTRKAFDTASDQNKELLALAQKLATETGEPIRKHFTKVLHQAG, from the coding sequence GTGAGTGAAAGCGAAATGAAGGTCACGCTGAACGGAACGAATGTTTTCGGGACGCCGATGTTGGACTTCTCGAAGATCGCCTTGCCTGGCCTGAGCGGCGAGCTTGCCGAGCAGAGTTTGGCCCGCGCACGGGAAGGCTGCGAGACGATCAAGGCCGCGTCAGAGAAGATGACGGAAGCGCTGCGCGAGACCTTTTCGAGCAATGCCCGAAGCGCGACCGACTACGGGCTCAAGGTGTTCGAAATCTCGAACGCCAATACCGCATCTGCGCTCGATTTCTTCGTCCATCTCATCGGCAGCAGGTCAGCTACCGATGTCTTTGCCTTGTCCGCGGCGCAAACGCGCAAGGCATTCGACACCGCATCGGACCAGAACAAGGAATTGTTGGCGCTTGCCCAGAAGCTTGCGACGGAAACGGGCGAGCCGATCAGGAAGCACTTCACCAAGGTTCTCCACCAAGCCGGCTAA
- a CDS encoding Crp/Fnr family transcriptional regulator, with protein sequence MGNRLLAALPASDLDLLGPELETIALDQDAVLSQAGDDIDYVFFPHSGAILLMIDMADGRTVATAVIGREGAVGTLSVLGPSPSAITAVVRAAGTATRIPASRFHAAFSRSPAIRHAVQIHIRSMLMQFQLGAACNALHPVEARMARWLLQLRDRIDDDVLPLTQQTLAQILGVRRTTVTLLMRNLRARGAIRSDRRGLFEIDRARLEATVCECHSAMRLEVEEIFPANTTRSRAAVLPENGRIPESGDAM encoded by the coding sequence ATGGGTAATCGCCTTCTAGCAGCATTGCCGGCATCGGACCTCGATCTGCTGGGGCCCGAGCTTGAGACGATCGCGCTCGATCAGGACGCGGTCCTTTCGCAGGCGGGCGACGATATCGATTACGTCTTCTTCCCTCATAGCGGCGCCATCTTGCTGATGATCGACATGGCGGATGGACGCACGGTAGCCACCGCGGTAATCGGGCGTGAGGGGGCAGTGGGCACGCTTTCGGTGCTGGGGCCGTCACCTTCGGCTATTACCGCGGTCGTTCGTGCGGCGGGCACGGCCACTCGGATCCCTGCATCGCGGTTTCACGCCGCCTTCAGCCGAAGTCCCGCGATTCGGCATGCGGTCCAGATTCACATCAGGTCGATGCTTATGCAGTTCCAGCTCGGCGCGGCCTGCAATGCGCTGCACCCGGTCGAAGCCCGTATGGCTCGCTGGCTGCTCCAGCTTCGCGACCGCATCGACGACGATGTTCTCCCGCTCACCCAGCAGACGCTGGCGCAAATACTCGGTGTGCGACGAACGACGGTAACGCTCCTGATGCGCAATCTCCGCGCGCGCGGGGCGATCAGGTCCGATCGACGAGGCCTCTTCGAGATCGACCGAGCGCGGCTCGAAGCGACAGTGTGCGAATGCCACAGCGCCATGCGTCTCGAAGTCGAGGAGATCTTCCCGGCGAATACGACCCGATCTCGCGCGGCGGTTCTGCCCGAAAATGGGCGCATCCCTGAATCGGGCGATGCCATGTAG
- a CDS encoding GIY-YIG nuclease family protein: MAYYVYLLASKKHGTLYLGVTNDIVRRAYEHRTKATGGFTARYGVNKLVWFEIYDDAITAIAREKELKKWRRDWKIRLIEEQNPGWVDLYPGIAS; the protein is encoded by the coding sequence TTGGCCTACTACGTCTATCTTCTTGCGAGCAAAAAGCACGGCACGCTCTATCTCGGGGTGACGAACGATATCGTGCGTCGTGCATACGAACATCGTACCAAAGCAACCGGCGGCTTCACGGCGCGATACGGCGTCAACAAGCTGGTCTGGTTCGAGATTTACGACGACGCGATTACCGCCATCGCGCGCGAGAAGGAATTGAAGAAGTGGCGGCGAGACTGGAAGATACGTTTGATCGAAGAGCAGAATCCGGGTTGGGTCGACCTTTATCCGGGTATTGCTAGTTGA
- the lepB gene encoding signal peptidase I, whose protein sequence is MTAIQQASPPSRWIKVTLVVVAVILLSLVFSPILFRTFLFQPFNMPSNSMTPTVLYGDYFFVSKYAYGYTHYSLPFSPRLFSGRIFGSEPARGDVVVFRLPKDDSTDYIKRVVGLPGDRIQMKEGQLYINGIAVAHEPLADFAGGDSCGSNDGARIKRWRETLPNGVSYETLDCVKNGFYDNTNVYTVPAGHFFVMGDNRDNSTDSRVLSAVGYIPLENIVGRAGLIFYSRASGSDPVAPGARSERIGTFIH, encoded by the coding sequence ATGACCGCGATTCAGCAAGCAAGCCCGCCATCACGATGGATCAAGGTTACGCTTGTCGTCGTGGCCGTGATTTTGCTGTCGTTGGTATTTTCCCCGATCCTGTTTCGCACCTTCCTGTTTCAACCCTTCAACATGCCAAGCAATTCGATGACGCCGACGGTCCTGTACGGCGATTATTTCTTTGTCTCGAAATATGCCTATGGCTACACCCATTATTCGCTGCCGTTTTCGCCACGGCTGTTTTCAGGACGTATTTTCGGGTCAGAACCGGCGCGTGGCGACGTTGTCGTATTCCGTCTACCGAAAGACGATTCAACCGATTACATCAAGCGCGTCGTGGGGCTGCCCGGCGACCGCATTCAGATGAAGGAAGGGCAGCTTTACATCAACGGCATCGCGGTGGCGCACGAGCCGTTGGCCGATTTTGCAGGCGGAGATTCCTGCGGATCGAACGACGGCGCCAGGATAAAACGCTGGCGCGAAACCCTGCCGAACGGCGTCAGTTACGAGACGCTGGACTGCGTCAAAAACGGCTTTTACGACAACACCAATGTCTACACGGTGCCGGCAGGCCATTTCTTCGTGATGGGCGACAACCGCGACAATTCGACCGATAGCCGGGTGCTTTCAGCGGTGGGCTATATCCCGCTGGAAAATATCGTCGGCCGCGCCGGGCTGATCTTCTACTCTCGCGCGTCTGGTTCAGACCCGGTCGCGCCAGGCGCTCGTTCCGAGCGGATAGGTACATTCATTCATTGA
- a CDS encoding glutathione binding-like protein — translation MNFQGPERFGQNSQDDRKRNVSVAAEHLEGRQYLVGERFTVADAYFGWALLLLGRGGVDVAQWPSLVAYLERFQARPQVKAAIGIEMQLRKTAAV, via the coding sequence ATGAATTTTCAAGGCCCTGAGCGTTTCGGGCAAAATAGCCAAGATGACAGGAAGCGCAACGTCTCGGTCGCCGCCGAACATCTTGAAGGCAGGCAGTATCTGGTCGGCGAACGCTTCACCGTAGCGGACGCGTATTTCGGCTGGGCGCTGCTATTGCTCGGGCGCGGCGGCGTCGACGTGGCGCAGTGGCCGTCGCTGGTCGCCTATCTCGAACGCTTCCAGGCGCGGCCGCAGGTCAAGGCAGCCATCGGCATCGAGATGCAGTTGCGCAAGACCGCGGCGGTTTGA